The Dioscorea cayenensis subsp. rotundata cultivar TDr96_F1 chromosome 8, TDr96_F1_v2_PseudoChromosome.rev07_lg8_w22 25.fasta, whole genome shotgun sequence genome segment TCAAATGAGCCAGATCGGCGTTAGTATCGGCGGTAAGGTCGATATGGATTTGTACGGTCGGTCAGCGGATTGGGCGGGCGGAACGGGAGCTCTTAGCCAGCCGTGGGCCAGCATGACGCGAGGCCCGTGAGCACTATCGAGTGTCTTTACCGAGAGGAACGGGCGAGTGCCAAACTGACTACCGATGGGCATCGGCACCCTTGGGCTGATAGGTGGGCGCTACCGGTAGAATGGGGCGCGTCGGCAGGGTAATACCGAGGCCATTGCCGATCAGGTGAATAGTACTGTGGGGCGGCACTGTAGCACGATCCTGATGGTGACCGGCTGAGTCTGAGGCACTGTAGCAGTGTGTTTTCTGCACTGTAGCACTGTGCTTGTTGTGATGGGACAACTAAGCCTATCATGGCCGTTGGATCAAGGGTCGGTTCCCTTATCCTTTGAGAGGATTTGGTTATAAATACCCCTCCCCTTCCTCTTGTAATGGCAACTAGAGACCTGGTTAGAGTTTGGCTTCACTTAGGAGTAAAGCTAGCTCTTTGGGCTTTGTTCACCTTCATTCCTTGGGGGAGTGAAGGTCTTGGCTGTGTCAGTTGGCTCATGGTGTATCTTGGACCCCTTTACAATTGagagtttatcttttctctttaGTTTCTTGTCTTGAGTTGGTTTCTTCGGATACCTTGGTGTGGTGGACGGTTGGATCTTCTTGAACCCTGATCATGATGTCTTTGATGATGCTTGCATGCTTACTTGCCTTGTTTACTTGATAGGCATCGTTGCTTGCTAGTTTTCTTGGGTTGTTTTGGTTCCAGGTTCTTGGAGGCTGGCTCggcgccttggtggtgtgacgagcGCCGCACGGTGATCGTTGGTGCGATCGGGAAGACAGTAACACTTAActcctatacctatatataaacccatttcATTTCCTCACatcaactgattttttttttttcgtcaGATGAATTTGCTTAGACTTGTACACCAAGTACCTTATACTTGTGTCTCAATGGTCTATTTTTACCGGGACTTATACACCATtctgtgtctcagaggtcctataTAACTGACTTGTGTTCTTTTTTCACCGGAACCGCAGTATCTTTGAtatcatgttaaatttttaataagtgCATTAATGGACCCTATTTTGGGATGTTACATAaacttaggggtcttacaccaaaaaggctcaacccctatacctatatataaacccatttcATTTCCTCACATCAACCGATGTAGgactataattttttagttcCGACGGAAAAGTTTTATAGAAGGGTTATTAGGCCGACTATGATGCACATATGAGATAGTTGAGtagttaaaaaacaatataatcaaCGGATGAGTGTGACCAAGATGAGAATGATGAGATGTATGTCAGACATTACTAGGAAGGATCGATTAAGAAatgaatttattcaaaataaatttggaGTAACGTCTATCAGTAATGAGTTAAACAGAATCAATTAAGATGGTATAGACATGTTCTAAAATGACCAGTGGATGCTCCTATTAAAAAAAGATGGAAGCTTTTCAGTTGGTGGGTCATAGAAAAGGTATAGGTAGACCTGAAAAGTGCAGCTTTAGGTAATGATATTTCTTATCTTGGTTAATCTAATTTTTGGTTCTTGATAAAATAACATGGAAGGGAAAGATTCATGTAACCAACCCAAAATCATTAGGGACTAACgacttgttattgttgttgttgatataaataagttttttaccTTCTATAATGGAGCAATGCACTTATTAGCATCAATGTAAATCTAATGtatgaaaatgagatttttctAATCATATGATTGATTTTAGAGAAAATCCATAAGAATGGCCATTTTATTGTCTGAAATAACAATAGCACGATCAAGCATTGGGAAGGGAGATATACACTTACTAGCATCAAAGATCAGCCCAGGGTCCAATGCGGCAGTTGCATTAACAAAACCGCTGCCCATATCAAATGGTGTCGCAGGTGATTGTGTCGAATCAGAGTTGCCATAAGCACGCTGTGCCATTATTGAACCGCCTTTATTGTCATAGAGAGTAGCAGTTGTAGATAATGCAGAGCTGATGGCTGATGGACTAAAACTTGGAAACTTTTGTTTGACAAGTGCAGCAAGACCAGCAATGTGCGGAGCAGCCATGCTTGTACCGGAGATCATAGCAAAGTTCTCACCTGTGAAGCATCATCAAATCATTGCAAAATACTACATTGTGCACGGAATTTACAAGAGTAAAACAGTAACAGTACCTTTGAATTCAGAAGAATCTGCGGCTGCAGAACTCCAAGCACCCCATATGAGATGTCCGGGGGCGATCAAGTTAGGCTTCATTATATCAGCGTTAGCTAGTGAACTATCCTGTGGGTCTGGTCCTCGAGCTGAATAATACATTACTTTCGGTGCTGAATTATTGAAGTTAGCTTCCAGGCCTCCCAGTATTTTACCAACACCTATAAACTTGATTACTGAGTTTGAAACTTCTTCTCTCACCAAGCTGCTATTGTAGTATCTAAGAAATGTCTGACAAAAGGTTTTTTTGCAGAGCAGATATCATCAATACAATACAAAGTAtagatttttttacaaaataatttgtTAGCTAATTGGTACAATAGAATTCTCTAGACATTTGCCCATACCTTGCATTCGTCGGGAGATGGTATTATGAGGCCTGGCATATCCATGGGCGTCGGATTAAGTGGAAAGCCAGAGAAGAAAGGATCCATATAGAAGATAATGCCAGCTGCACCGACACTCTTTGCTGTTTCTGAAGCTTGCTTGATTGAGGAAAGGCCAAGAATAAATCGGATCGAGTAGCTACAAATAAGGAGATTTCCTTTGATTAAATCTTGATTGAGAACGCTTGGATCTTGGCATTCTCCCACATACATTTCATTTGTGTCCACTGTACCATTCTTCAACGCATGAATCGCAGAAACCAGTGTGTGTATGGCATTTGTTCCGGCTGTTTCAAACACTATTAATTAGCTTCTGATTTGCAGAAAATCGAGTAGATATTTAGTGTTTGCAAATGTAATTACTTACGTGCAAGTCCGACACCTGAAATAGTGATATTGTTGCCAAGTTTAAGATAGTTATTGTATACTCTATCATGAGAAGCGGCACCAACAGTAAAAATCCATGGACTGAAAGAAGCCATGCTCTTTGGCGAAGGTCCGGTGTTCCCAGCTGCTTGGACAACAAATATTCCAGCTTTTACAGCAGAAAGCAATGACATGTCCATAGGATTGAAAAATGTTGCAAGTCCAGAAGGTCTTCTGTTTGGCGTGAGCGATAAAGTTAATATATCAACACCATCTTGAGCAGCCTGCAGTTTATTGTCTTAAAAGCGGATAGAGCATTCATATTTCTTTGTTCATCAATATCAACAAACTGTATAATTAGGCAGCAGAGGCGTAGATATAATTCCATTACCTGGTCAATTGCAGCGACAACATCAGCAGCAAAGCCTCCGAAGCCTTTGTATAGAGCCTTGTAAACAGCAATACTGAGACAAAACCATGCTGAATTTATATCAGACCAAAGTCACAAGAATCATATTCACAAGTATTATGACAATGAAAGGAGTTACTGTGCATGAGGTGCCATTCCACTTGCATTTCCGAAGAGATTTCCTGACACAATGACAGGAATTCCATGATTACCAGCTGCAATTGATGCTGTGTGCctgtaattttaaaaacatgatCTCAATTTGACCGAATTAAGTCCATATCTCTAGCATAACAGTTCATATGAGTACTGAAAGATTGCAAGAGCAAGGCAGTGGCACTCACGTTCCATGACCATCAGCATCGAATGGTGATGCATAATCTCGAGAGACATTAAAAATCCCTCTGGTTATGGCAGAAGCTGCAAAATGTCGTGCTCCAATAAGTTTTCGGTTACAAGACCCAGATGGAAAATCCTTGGTAACTTCACAAGCACCGGAATAATGCTCAGGAATTGGATAAATGTTGAAAGAAAGATCATCAGAGAAGCTGGGATGCATTGGATCAATCCCTGTGTCGATAAATCCGATGACAACTCCCTCTCCAGCAAACTCAGGTCCCCCTTCTTTGGCCCATGCTCCATGCGGCAAACCCAAGAATTCGGGAGTATGTGTAGTAGCTGTCCTAACAGAGAAATCCAAAACGACATTTGCCACTTCTTCTGCCTTGGCTAGCTTATCGGCCttcaaaataaatgatgaatggaacataagaaaatgagaaaaaaacagatatattcatgtatatatatatatcaaacaattttttttatttgactgtTTGATTCttagatgtaatttttttacttgttaagGACAAAATATCAGATATCTAGTgaagatttttttcaattaaggCTGAGGAAATAACTTAATTACAACAAACCAGTAATAGCCGATCTGGAGGCatcaaattattcaattcatCAGGGGAAAATGAAtgtataaagaaaaattattgagaaaaagcaagttcAATATCAAAGCAAACAGGTAAAATATCACAACTAAACAGATTTACTACCAATATCATGTGTTTAAGCTCTAAATGTTGTTTAATTCACCTTTGTTgtattaactatttaattactcattttgtttaattagagTTGACCAAGAAGAGATATAAATAGAACCTCGGGAAATAAATCATCTTTTACCTGAGTTGGGGTGATAAGAACGGCGAAGCCATTAATCAAGTAGTGGTAACTATAAAGTTTAAGATAATTCTCCCCCTTCAATGTTCTTTTCAGTAGAGAATCTTGAAGCTGAATCAAATATGAACTATAGCCTTCATTGTCTTGCAAAGCATTCCTGCATTAATTTATCGACACACGGTTACACACCTATATGCAGAAACAATTCACAAATCAAGACTTAACCGTTCTTCAGTGTAAAATCCACAGTTCAGAGATCTTGCTGAATAGTAGAATGTAgaataaatacaagaaacaaaagattcaaaaatattgaatCAAGTTTTAGTACCAACTATAGAATTGTTTGCTGAGTATTTTAGTGGCCTATTAGAAATAAAGATATTTCTACGCCGTATTGTGACATTCAAAACTATAGATGTAagtaaattatcttaaatatgcCCGTTGGCAAGTTAATGGTTATCCCTCTAAAAAGATGATGTTTGGAATGCCCCGTACAACAAAAGGTAAGCGGCAAAAGGGAATCAATCATCAAGAACTCGAGcaaatttacattgaaaaaaaaaaaaatcataggcaCATTAAGATATGTAGATTGCTATTCTCCTTGAGGAAAGTAATGAcctttttatcataaatttcaTTCAATAAACCTTAAAACAAAGGAAACTGATAATGGTTCTTTCCTCCTAGGCAATTCTTCAAAATCAACCAAGACAAGCACACTTGCAAGGATATTCAATCATGctaaacaaacaataataaatctaaagTGCTCCAAAGTTTTAGATATGCAATAAGAAACTATAAGAACAACATACTCAAATCTTATGACATGAAGCATAGCCtgttatttaacaaaaaaactaaagaaaaaaaaaatgctcagCATCATCATCTTGATGAAATTGTTTCTCGTGACAATTATAGATTCTTCACACCCAAACATTAATACTAATCACAATACTAACAAAAAAAGAACATGCACAAATTAggcaaataaaaagaacaagcagcaagaacaagaataaaatcAGAAACCATATAAACTAAGCAAAAACTTTTTCCAATAAAGAGCAAATTAGAAGAACAAAACTCTGCACCTTGGTCTGTTGAGGACTTTGAAAGTCCCAGATGCTTCATAACCAAGGTCACTGCCCCAAATCCTCTGCAAATCACCATGGTAATGAGAAGTAGGTGCCTGTTTCAAAGTAACCATGTAAACAGCTGCATTCTCCTGACAAAGAACCCCCAACCAAGCAATGCTACACAATACACTAAAAACCACAAACTCCACATAACTAATGCTACCCATTTACACTACTCAACATTCACACTT includes the following:
- the LOC120266490 gene encoding subtilisin-like protease SBT2.3, coding for MGSISYVEFVVFSVLCSIAWLGVLCQENAAVYMVTLKQAPTSHYHGDLQRIWGSDLGYEASGTFKVLNRPRNALQDNEGYSSYLIQLQDSLLKRTLKGENYLKLYSYHYLINGFAVLITPTQADKLAKAEEVANVVLDFSVRTATTHTPEFLGLPHGAWAKEGGPEFAGEGVVIGFIDTGIDPMHPSFSDDLSFNIYPIPEHYSGACEVTKDFPSGSCNRKLIGARHFAASAITRGIFNVSRDYASPFDADGHGTHTASIAAGNHGIPVIVSGNLFGNASGMAPHAHIAVYKALYKGFGGFAADVVAAIDQAAQDGVDILTLSLTPNRRPSGLATFFNPMDMSLLSAVKAGIFVVQAAGNTGPSPKSMASFSPWIFTVGAASHDRVYNNYLKLGNNITISGVGLAPGTNAIHTLVSAIHALKNGTVDTNEMYVGECQDPSVLNQDLIKGNLLICSYSIRFILGLSSIKQASETAKSVGAAGIIFYMDPFFSGFPLNPTPMDMPGLIIPSPDECKTFLRYYNSSLVREEVSNSVIKFIGVGKILGGLEANFNNSAPKVMYYSARGPDPQDSSLANADIMKPNLIAPGHLIWGAWSSAAADSSEFKGENFAMISGTSMAAPHIAGLAALVKQKFPSFSPSAISSALSTTATLYDNKGGSIMAQRAYGNSDSTQSPATPFDMGSGFVNATAALDPGLIFDASYNDYISFLCGINGSSAILKNYTGNHCDNIAMNGADLNLPSITIALLNHSRTITRTVTNIAYNETYIVTWSSPFGVSLSVTPTRFSVMAGQKQNLMFTLSAMMNSSSASFGRIGLYGSKGHVSMILLSVISKIT